One Scomber scombrus chromosome 4, fScoSco1.1, whole genome shotgun sequence genomic region harbors:
- the kctd10 gene encoding BTB/POZ domain-containing adapter for CUL3-mediated RhoA degradation protein 3 isoform X1 yields the protein MEEMSGESVVSSAVPAASTRTTSFKGSSPSSKYVKLNVGGALYYTTMQTLTKQDTMLKAMFSGRMEVLTDSEGWILIDRCGKHFGTILNYLRDGAVPLPDSRRETEELLAEAKYYLVQGLADECTAALQNKETYEPLCKVPLMTSSKEEQKLIATSNKPTVKLLYNRSNNKYSYTSNSDDNMLKNIELFDKLSLRFNGRVLFIKDVIGDEICCWSFYGQGRKIAEVCCTSIVYATEKKQTKVEFPEARIYEETLNILLYESHDGRGPDNALLEATGGAAGRSHHLDEDEERERIERVRRIHIKRPDDRTHHHQ from the exons ATG GAAGAGATGTCAGGAGAGAGTGTTGTGAGCTCGGCAGTGCCGGCAGCTTCAACCCGGACCACATCCTTCAAGGGTTCCAGTCCCAGCTCTAAATACGTCAAGTTAAATGTGGGCGGGGCTCTGTACTACACTACAATGCAGACACTAACCAAACAGGACACGATGCTCAAAGCCATGTTCAGTGGCAGGATGGAAGTCCTTACAGACAGTGAAG GCTGGATTTTGATTGATCGCTGTGGGAAACATTTTGGAACAATCCTGAACTACCTTAGAGATGGCGCAGTGCCGCTGCCAGACAGCCGACGAGAAACAGAGGAGCTGCTTGCTGAGGCCAAGTATTACCTTGTCCAAGGCCTAGCTGATGAATGCACCGCTGCCTTGCAG AACAAAGAGACGTATGAACCCCTTTGTAAAGTGCCTCTGATGACATCGTCTAAGGAAGAGCAGAAGCTTATTGCAACCTCAAATAag CCTACTGTCAAGCTGCTGTATAACAGAAGCAACAATAAGTATTCGTATACCAG CAATTCTGATGACAACATGCTGAAAAATATAGAGCTGTTTGACAAGCTCTCTCTGCGGTTCAACGGCCGTGTACTGTTCATCAAAGATGTGATTGGAGACGAGATCTGTTGTTGGTCATTTTATGGCCAGGGGCGTAAAATCGCTGAAGTATGCTGCACCTCCATTGTTTATGCCACTGAAAAGAAGCAGACAAAG GTGGAGTTCCCTGAGGCAAGGATCTATGAGGAGACCCTGAACATCCTCCTTTATGAGTCCCACGATGGGAGGGGTCCAGACAATGCCCTGCTGGAGGCAACAGGGGGCGCTGCAGGAAGATCCCATCATctggatgaggatgaggagcgAGAACGAATTGAACGAGTTCGTAGGATTCATATCAAACGCCCCGATGACCGcacacaccaccaccagtgA
- the kctd10 gene encoding BTB/POZ domain-containing adapter for CUL3-mediated RhoA degradation protein 3 isoform X2, protein MSGESVVSSAVPAASTRTTSFKGSSPSSKYVKLNVGGALYYTTMQTLTKQDTMLKAMFSGRMEVLTDSEGWILIDRCGKHFGTILNYLRDGAVPLPDSRRETEELLAEAKYYLVQGLADECTAALQNKETYEPLCKVPLMTSSKEEQKLIATSNKPTVKLLYNRSNNKYSYTSNSDDNMLKNIELFDKLSLRFNGRVLFIKDVIGDEICCWSFYGQGRKIAEVCCTSIVYATEKKQTKVEFPEARIYEETLNILLYESHDGRGPDNALLEATGGAAGRSHHLDEDEERERIERVRRIHIKRPDDRTHHHQ, encoded by the exons ATGTCAGGAGAGAGTGTTGTGAGCTCGGCAGTGCCGGCAGCTTCAACCCGGACCACATCCTTCAAGGGTTCCAGTCCCAGCTCTAAATACGTCAAGTTAAATGTGGGCGGGGCTCTGTACTACACTACAATGCAGACACTAACCAAACAGGACACGATGCTCAAAGCCATGTTCAGTGGCAGGATGGAAGTCCTTACAGACAGTGAAG GCTGGATTTTGATTGATCGCTGTGGGAAACATTTTGGAACAATCCTGAACTACCTTAGAGATGGCGCAGTGCCGCTGCCAGACAGCCGACGAGAAACAGAGGAGCTGCTTGCTGAGGCCAAGTATTACCTTGTCCAAGGCCTAGCTGATGAATGCACCGCTGCCTTGCAG AACAAAGAGACGTATGAACCCCTTTGTAAAGTGCCTCTGATGACATCGTCTAAGGAAGAGCAGAAGCTTATTGCAACCTCAAATAag CCTACTGTCAAGCTGCTGTATAACAGAAGCAACAATAAGTATTCGTATACCAG CAATTCTGATGACAACATGCTGAAAAATATAGAGCTGTTTGACAAGCTCTCTCTGCGGTTCAACGGCCGTGTACTGTTCATCAAAGATGTGATTGGAGACGAGATCTGTTGTTGGTCATTTTATGGCCAGGGGCGTAAAATCGCTGAAGTATGCTGCACCTCCATTGTTTATGCCACTGAAAAGAAGCAGACAAAG GTGGAGTTCCCTGAGGCAAGGATCTATGAGGAGACCCTGAACATCCTCCTTTATGAGTCCCACGATGGGAGGGGTCCAGACAATGCCCTGCTGGAGGCAACAGGGGGCGCTGCAGGAAGATCCCATCATctggatgaggatgaggagcgAGAACGAATTGAACGAGTTCGTAGGATTCATATCAAACGCCCCGATGACCGcacacaccaccaccagtgA